The following proteins come from a genomic window of Nitrospinaceae bacterium:
- a CDS encoding ABC transporter ATP-binding protein codes for MTALLSVEDIHTYYGESYVLQGLSLEVEKGEALGILGRNGMGKTTLINSIMGFVPPRRGKILFRGEDITNKTSYEISLMGIGLCPQGRRVFPTLTVRENLLVAEHTKTSDRWNTEKVYELFHRLGERADQRAGSLSGGEQQMLAVGRALMTNPDFLILDEPSEGLAPLIIQDIGDAVRTLKDEGLSIILVEQNSPFAIKTVDRVSIITKGQVVYDSSPQELWSNEEIKQTHLGIG; via the coding sequence GTGACCGCTTTATTATCTGTTGAAGACATCCACACCTACTACGGGGAATCCTACGTACTTCAGGGGTTGAGTCTCGAAGTCGAAAAAGGTGAAGCCCTTGGCATCCTGGGCCGCAACGGCATGGGGAAAACGACGCTAATCAACTCCATCATGGGTTTTGTTCCGCCCCGGCGCGGCAAGATTCTCTTCCGGGGCGAGGACATTACGAACAAGACCAGCTATGAAATTTCCTTGATGGGAATAGGCCTGTGCCCTCAAGGGCGACGGGTGTTTCCAACACTCACCGTCAGGGAAAACCTCCTCGTCGCCGAACATACAAAAACAAGCGACCGATGGAACACAGAGAAAGTCTACGAGCTTTTCCACCGGCTCGGCGAGCGGGCCGACCAGCGAGCGGGCTCACTCTCGGGAGGCGAGCAGCAAATGCTTGCCGTCGGGCGGGCGCTGATGACCAACCCGGATTTTCTGATACTCGATGAGCCCTCCGAGGGCCTCGCCCCGCTCATCATCCAGGACATCGGCGACGCAGTACGAACGCTCAAAGACGAGGGCCTCTCGATCATACTGGTCGAGCAGAACTCCCCGTTCGCCATCAAAACGGTGGACCGCGTGAGCATCATCACCAAAGGGCAGGTTGTCTACGACTCCTCGCCCCAGGAACTATGGTCAAACGAGGAAATCAAGCAAACCCATCTCGGCATCGGCTAA
- a CDS encoding branched-chain amino acid ABC transporter permease, translating into MGSPQERKRIYIVLGVFGTLALITPFLDLFLQSLVTEILIFGLLAMSLDILLGFTGLASLGHAAYFGVASYASAIVMTKKSWVITYAMYTGASEAGLGLLFLFFVGILVAFIFAAFFGFLAIRAKDVYFLMITLSLAMVVWGLAYRWSAVTEGDNGIIINERPTLLGMSIAEGLPFFYFTLVVFLLCLGALYVIVQSPFGRTLVGIREREERMEMLGYNIWLHKYLAFIIAGTFSGVAGVMWTLYNLFVSPPDVELITSAEALFMVALGGPATLVGPVIGAAIIRSLQQFVSIYVERWPLILGSIYIITIMVSRLYGVDGLLGFAKKFRSSSAASEKSES; encoded by the coding sequence ATGGGCTCCCCCCAAGAGCGTAAACGCATTTATATCGTGTTGGGCGTGTTCGGCACCCTGGCGCTGATCACGCCGTTCCTCGATCTGTTTCTTCAATCCCTCGTCACGGAGATACTCATCTTCGGTCTGCTGGCGATGAGCCTCGACATTCTCCTCGGATTCACGGGCCTCGCATCGCTGGGCCACGCCGCTTATTTCGGGGTGGCCTCGTATGCCTCCGCCATCGTCATGACCAAGAAAAGCTGGGTGATCACCTACGCCATGTACACCGGCGCTAGCGAGGCGGGCCTCGGTCTATTATTTTTGTTCTTTGTTGGCATCCTCGTTGCCTTCATCTTCGCGGCCTTTTTCGGATTCCTGGCCATCAGGGCCAAAGACGTCTACTTCCTGATGATTACGCTTTCGCTTGCCATGGTGGTCTGGGGGCTGGCCTACCGCTGGAGCGCGGTCACCGAGGGCGACAACGGCATCATCATCAACGAGCGCCCGACGCTTCTGGGGATGTCGATCGCAGAGGGGCTGCCCTTTTTCTACTTCACGCTAGTTGTTTTTCTCCTCTGCTTGGGGGCGCTATACGTCATCGTCCAGAGCCCCTTTGGTCGAACCCTCGTCGGTATCAGGGAGCGCGAGGAGCGTATGGAAATGCTCGGCTACAATATCTGGCTCCATAAATATCTGGCCTTCATCATCGCTGGCACATTCAGCGGCGTCGCCGGCGTAATGTGGACCCTCTACAACTTGTTCGTCAGCCCCCCGGACGTGGAACTAATCACCTCGGCCGAGGCGCTTTTCATGGTAGCCCTGGGCGGCCCGGCCACATTGGTGGGGCCTGTTATCGGCGCGGCCATTATCCGGTCCCTTCAACAATTCGTCAGTATTTATGTCGAAAGGTGGCCGCTCATTCTCGGATCGATATACATTATTACCATCATGGTCAGCCGTCTTTACGGTGTGGATGGCTTACTTGGATTTGCCAAGAAATTTCGCAGTTCATCCGCCGCGTCTGAGAAATCAGAAAGCTGA
- a CDS encoding ABC transporter substrate-binding protein translates to MKRILAFIAATGMALALTASSAQAAKEIRIGFIAPMTGIFAQIGKDMSNGFKMYLDENKGMMGPVKVKFILEDSTGKPSVNRQKAIKLIRRDKVHMFVGGLLASTGYALGAVADRFKTLYISPVPAGDDMTQRKPPKYFLRSGFASSQNSHPLADWAYDKGYRRIAMIGADYAFGYETLGGFQRQFEARGGKIIKKIWAKLGTKDFGPYLPQIPKDVDAVMTLMVGPMSLAFPKQFRAAGFKNPMLGGVTSADEFTLPAMGDEAIGYVTGAQYSAALTTDKNKKFVKEFNKRYGKMPSYYSETTYTTGQWIRDTLEKVKWNPDNTAGFISEFKKIRINAVRGPLYIDGHGNVVQNSYIRKVQRVPGDRLGLGVKPNSLWNIVIKTYPAVSQFYKWTPEEFLKQPVYNKSFPGCKHCE, encoded by the coding sequence ATGAAAAGAATCTTAGCTTTTATCGCAGCCACAGGAATGGCCCTGGCACTCACCGCCAGCTCAGCACAGGCCGCCAAGGAAATTCGCATCGGGTTCATCGCCCCGATGACCGGCATCTTTGCCCAGATCGGCAAGGACATGAGCAACGGCTTCAAAATGTACCTCGATGAGAACAAGGGCATGATGGGCCCCGTCAAGGTGAAGTTCATCCTTGAAGACTCGACCGGCAAACCCTCGGTCAACCGCCAGAAAGCCATCAAGCTTATCCGGCGCGACAAGGTACACATGTTCGTGGGCGGCCTGCTGGCCAGCACGGGCTACGCGCTCGGCGCCGTTGCCGACCGCTTCAAGACTCTCTACATCTCACCGGTTCCGGCCGGAGACGACATGACCCAGAGGAAGCCGCCGAAGTACTTCCTCCGTAGCGGCTTCGCATCGAGTCAGAACAGCCACCCCCTCGCCGACTGGGCCTACGATAAGGGCTACCGGCGGATCGCCATGATCGGCGCCGACTACGCCTTCGGGTATGAGACGCTTGGCGGCTTCCAGCGCCAGTTCGAGGCGCGCGGCGGCAAGATCATCAAGAAGATCTGGGCGAAACTGGGCACCAAGGACTTCGGCCCCTACCTGCCGCAGATCCCCAAAGACGTCGACGCCGTCATGACCCTGATGGTCGGCCCCATGTCGCTGGCCTTCCCGAAACAGTTCCGGGCGGCCGGATTCAAGAACCCGATGCTCGGCGGCGTGACCAGCGCGGACGAGTTCACCCTTCCCGCGATGGGCGACGAGGCCATCGGCTACGTGACGGGAGCCCAGTACAGCGCCGCTCTCACCACCGACAAGAACAAGAAGTTCGTCAAGGAATTCAACAAGCGCTACGGAAAGATGCCCTCCTACTACTCGGAGACGACCTACACCACCGGGCAGTGGATTCGCGACACGCTTGAGAAGGTCAAGTGGAACCCGGACAACACCGCTGGCTTCATCAGCGAGTTCAAGAAGATCCGGATCAATGCCGTCCGCGGTCCTCTCTACATCGACGGCCACGGCAACGTCGTGCAGAACAGCTACATCCGCAAAGTGCAGCGGGTTCCGGGCGACCGGCTCGGCCTTGGGGTAAAACCCAACTCGCTGTGGAACATCGTCATCAAAACCTATCCGGCAGTCAGCCAGTTCTACAAGTGGACGCCGGAGGAATTCCTAAAGCAGCCCGTCTATAACAAGAGCTTCCCCGGCTGCAAACACTGCGAATAA
- a CDS encoding ABC transporter ATP-binding protein has translation MAESQYALELKGVTKQFGGLTAVNDVTIRLEPGERRGILGPNGAGKTTLFHLITGVLPLTSGEVRMYGEDVSEWNTHRRVALGMARTFQITSLFPKLSVQDNVVLAVLGLRKIKMVMFKPLSSYPEIFEKTEKLLTEAGFWELRDTEVGNLSHGEQRQLEIVLALASDPKVILLDEPSAGLATGESREMATFLKSLDPNIAILIIEHDLDVIFEVASHISVLHYGELLTDGPADQIRNDPQVREIYLGQG, from the coding sequence TTGGCCGAATCACAGTATGCGCTGGAACTCAAAGGCGTAACCAAACAATTCGGCGGCCTCACGGCCGTCAACGATGTCACCATTCGCCTTGAGCCGGGCGAGCGTCGAGGCATCCTCGGGCCCAACGGGGCGGGAAAAACCACCCTGTTTCACCTGATCACCGGCGTGTTGCCGCTGACCTCGGGCGAGGTGCGCATGTATGGCGAGGACGTCTCCGAGTGGAACACCCATCGCCGAGTCGCCTTAGGCATGGCACGGACATTTCAGATCACCAGTCTGTTTCCCAAGCTGAGTGTCCAGGACAATGTTGTTCTCGCCGTCCTGGGTCTTCGCAAAATTAAGATGGTAATGTTCAAGCCACTCTCAAGCTACCCGGAGATTTTCGAGAAGACAGAAAAGCTTCTGACCGAGGCCGGTTTCTGGGAACTTCGCGACACCGAGGTGGGCAACCTTTCGCACGGCGAGCAACGCCAGCTAGAGATAGTCCTCGCGCTGGCGAGCGATCCGAAAGTGATTCTTCTTGATGAGCCCTCGGCCGGGCTCGCCACCGGCGAGTCGCGCGAGATGGCCACCTTCCTCAAATCGCTCGACCCGAATATTGCCATTCTCATCATCGAACACGACCTCGACGTTATCTTCGAGGTGGCTTCTCATATTTCGGTTCTTCACTACGGAGAACTCTTGACCGACGGGCCCGCCGATCAGATTCGAAACGATCCGCAGGTTCGAGAAATCTATCTGGGGCAGGGATAA
- a CDS encoding xanthine dehydrogenase family protein molybdopterin-binding subunit, whose amino-acid sequence MAEAKDMGGVVVGENMTFMDASEKASGEPLYLDDMQLPGMLVGHALRSEHVHAEILSVDIRAALKVPGVEAILTGKDFPDEPRQVPHKRGTPLIARDRVLYMGDVVALIAAETHAAAYEAKRLIKVKYRPLPTIDDPEKALAEDAPRLWPEGNILNHGKIRRGDVEAGFKAADIIIENEYRTPPVDHLYMEVEAGCAAPLPDGGYQVWCSTQQPFLMRSSVARVLGLRGERDVRFVQTLPGGGFGGKNEASLDVTLRSVLLAQATGRPVKLVYTREESLIASAKRHSSIIRSRTGVMKDGRIIASQVEVYLDKGAYAASGGDNPPAFKRAIYHACGPYDVPNAKVDVYCVHTNNPYGGQMRGPGCPQVHFAGEQQMDQLAKALDMDPIEIRRVNGLKVGSRTAWNQRLTESVGLLETLEKAESASGWKNRASAQRRTPDGRLRGFGVASCLYGTGNAYSGAEAYMFLTAEGKIRIAAGVVDFGQGSKTVLSQIAAETLDIPYSEFVMGAVDTAIDPFGGTSSSSRVTMQGGKAVLNASHKAKDELLRLAGRLLEVDPSDLEVVGGEIRSKGHPDSKVTLSDLADAFVTDDLKQIAAADHLPPPAVTDKETGIGQPYEVYGFGTQIAEVLVDTDTGEIEVAGVWAAHDVGKAISPMGVAQQIEGGVYMGLGFSLMEEIVQKDGKMFNPDMHGYLVPTAEDIPDTFEAIIVEEPFSNGPFGAKGVGEQVTVPTAAAVANAVYDAVGVRFSNLPMSPDKVALAIAREKNGKA is encoded by the coding sequence TAGGTGAGAACATGACGTTCATGGACGCCTCGGAGAAGGCCTCGGGGGAGCCTTTGTATCTCGATGACATGCAATTGCCTGGGATGTTGGTGGGCCATGCGCTGCGAAGCGAGCACGTCCACGCCGAGATTCTCTCGGTGGATATCCGGGCCGCCCTCAAGGTTCCGGGCGTTGAGGCGATACTCACGGGCAAAGATTTTCCCGATGAGCCTCGCCAGGTTCCGCATAAGCGGGGCACCCCGCTCATTGCCCGCGACAGGGTTCTCTACATGGGCGATGTCGTGGCTCTCATCGCAGCCGAAACCCATGCCGCAGCCTATGAGGCTAAGCGGCTCATTAAGGTGAAGTACAGGCCGCTGCCGACGATTGATGATCCAGAAAAAGCGCTGGCCGAGGATGCTCCCAGGCTCTGGCCCGAGGGGAACATCCTCAACCACGGCAAGATTAGACGGGGGGATGTCGAGGCGGGTTTTAAGGCCGCCGACATCATCATCGAAAATGAGTACAGAACACCCCCCGTCGATCATCTATACATGGAAGTCGAGGCAGGTTGCGCGGCGCCTTTGCCCGATGGCGGGTATCAGGTTTGGTGCTCGACCCAGCAGCCCTTTCTCATGCGCTCAAGTGTCGCCCGTGTTCTTGGCCTCAGGGGCGAGCGGGATGTCCGCTTCGTCCAGACCCTGCCCGGCGGTGGTTTCGGCGGGAAGAACGAGGCGAGCCTCGACGTTACCTTGCGCTCGGTGCTTCTGGCTCAGGCGACAGGCCGACCGGTCAAACTGGTTTATACACGCGAGGAGAGCCTCATCGCCTCGGCCAAGCGGCACAGCTCGATCATCCGCAGCCGTACGGGCGTGATGAAAGATGGCCGGATTATCGCCTCCCAGGTTGAGGTTTATCTCGACAAGGGTGCCTACGCAGCAAGCGGCGGCGATAACCCGCCAGCCTTCAAGAGGGCGATCTATCACGCCTGTGGGCCCTACGATGTGCCTAATGCCAAGGTGGATGTTTACTGTGTTCACACGAACAACCCTTATGGTGGACAGATGCGCGGGCCCGGCTGCCCACAGGTGCACTTCGCCGGCGAACAACAGATGGATCAATTGGCCAAGGCCTTGGACATGGATCCGATTGAGATTCGGCGCGTCAACGGGCTAAAGGTTGGATCGCGGACGGCCTGGAACCAGCGGCTGACCGAAAGCGTGGGCCTGCTTGAGACGCTAGAGAAAGCCGAGTCGGCCTCGGGCTGGAAAAATCGTGCTTCCGCCCAGCGGCGTACGCCGGACGGGCGGCTCCGGGGCTTTGGCGTGGCGAGCTGCCTCTACGGCACGGGTAACGCCTATTCGGGGGCCGAGGCCTACATGTTCCTCACCGCTGAGGGAAAGATTCGCATCGCGGCAGGGGTCGTTGATTTCGGTCAGGGCTCGAAGACAGTTCTCTCCCAGATAGCGGCCGAGACACTCGATATTCCCTACAGTGAATTCGTAATGGGTGCGGTGGACACGGCGATAGATCCCTTCGGTGGCACTAGCTCAAGCTCAAGGGTGACGATGCAGGGCGGCAAGGCCGTGCTGAACGCTTCTCATAAGGCCAAGGATGAACTTTTGCGCCTCGCCGGGCGCCTTCTTGAGGTGGACCCGTCCGATCTTGAAGTTGTGGGTGGCGAAATTCGCTCGAAGGGCCACCCCGACTCGAAAGTCACCCTCAGTGATCTAGCTGATGCCTTTGTCACCGACGATCTCAAGCAGATTGCGGCCGCAGATCACCTTCCTCCTCCCGCAGTGACGGACAAGGAGACCGGCATCGGCCAGCCTTATGAGGTCTACGGCTTTGGGACCCAGATTGCTGAAGTGCTCGTCGACACGGACACCGGTGAGATCGAAGTCGCGGGCGTGTGGGCCGCACACGATGTCGGCAAGGCCATCAGCCCGATGGGTGTCGCCCAGCAAATCGAGGGTGGCGTTTACATGGGCCTGGGCTTTTCGTTAATGGAGGAGATCGTCCAGAAGGACGGCAAGATGTTTAACCCCGATATGCACGGCTATCTTGTCCCGACGGCTGAGGATATTCCCGACACCTTTGAGGCGATTATTGTTGAGGAGCCTTTCTCGAACGGACCCTTCGGCGCCAAAGGGGTTGGCGAGCAGGTGACGGTGCCCACAGCGGCGGCTGTTGCCAATGCGGTTTACGATGCGGTGGGTGTGCGTTTTTCAAATTTGCCCATGTCCCCTGATAAGGTGGCGCTGGCAATTGCCCGAGAGAAAAACGGTAAGGCTTAA